A single genomic interval of Heterodontus francisci isolate sHetFra1 chromosome 45, sHetFra1.hap1, whole genome shotgun sequence harbors:
- the LOC137356301 gene encoding histone H2B 7-like: protein MVDDKKTAAGSKKGAKKTQKKAPTKGSKKRRRSRKESYSIYVYKVMKQVHPDTGISSKAMSIMNSFVNDIFERIAGEASRLAHYNKRSTISSREIQTAVRLLLPGELAKHAVSEGTKAVTKYTSSK, encoded by the coding sequence ATGGTTGATGACAAGAAAACTGCAGCAGGTTCCaagaaaggcgccaagaaaacTCAGAAGAAGGCGCCAACGAAGGGCAGCAAGAAACGGAGAAGATCCAGGAaagaaagttactccatctacgtgtacaaagtgatgaagcaggttcaccctgacaccggcatctcctccaaggccatgagcatcatgaattcgtttgtgaatgatattttcgagcgaatcgcgggtgaggcttcccgcctggcccattacaacaaacgcagcaccatcagctcccgggagatccagaccgccgtgcgcctgctgctgcccggggagctggccaaacacgccgtgtcggaaggtacaaaggcggtcaccaagtacaccagctccaagtaa